The segment TGCATTTAGACAATCCcacttaactttttttttaataatgtaCAAACAAAATCCCTCTCGCGAATGGCTTGAAGgcataaaatttatcatcACATGATATATTGGTAGTATATATTATGATTTTGGATCAAAATCTACATGTGCCGTATGCGGTGCTGGCTGGTACGGTGATATTGAATTGTGCAAAATGTGCGCAATGGTAAAGAGAGCAAGTAAATCAGGTAAACAAATTGTGCAACTCTATTACTGTCGTCTTGTAGGCACAAAATGCCGTCCTCTAAATAAATCGTAAAGTGaggtaaattaataattttgcgCTTTGCCAACACCGTGAAGTTCACAAAAAGAAGCAAACTCATTGGATGATGATTTTGCAATCCAAAATTCCAATTTCCTGATAAGATGATATTTTTGGCTATAATAAACCTACCTAACCATTTTTCGGTGAATGTCTTCTCACGCCACATGTCTCGGAAACTCAAACAATCATAATTAATTGGACGTCAGttagacagaaaaaaaaatcaccttcaGACGCTGCGTGTTCATTGACAAAAAAGACTACATGGCAACGAATGCCAAAAGACTTCATCAAATGTCTGGAAAAAAGAGATAACATATTATGCATTTGATAAGATGGTTGTGAAAATAGTGTAACTCTGATTTAGTAATGAGACGAACTTACATCATCATCTGTGAACCTCTCAAGTGGTTCATTGATAGAAAACCAAATGACCAAGTTATGCTGCGTTTATGGGAGCAtgcataaaatgcaaaagaggCTTACGACAAGGTGAATTGACATTCCATCCTCCGTACAAACATCTCATAATAtggatttttgttttctttttaaccatCTCTAATGACTATATAACATTGGGTTAAATCTggttattttttcaaaattttattttaactttatttacgtaaattcaatgcatttctatctttaaaaaaaacaattaaattcattgaaattcgaGAAAATAGAATGTTTTACGTTTAGGTCATCGTATCACCCAAAGAACGCGAAGGGGTTAAGCTAAGAATCTCGACTATTAGGAAAAGTTTCAAGTCCTATATTTCCGAAAACAAATAACTTAATCTGTCCTATTCAGCAaccaaaaaatccttgaaattgttgaaattcgctctgaaattttaaagatttcaagaatttcttggtTGAGAATACGACCCAATgtgatataaatttttcctaaacttataggaaattttccgccATCAGACAACTTTTCTCTATCACGTTGGGAAGCTTTTTCTTAACCTTCTAAACCcttttctcatcttttttaTCCCcagtttaattaaatctcaCATCTGgctattttgcaataatttgattcttttttatttttttcagtcaGTTTAATCTAGGTTAATTTTGCATACAAAAACCATATAAAATAGTCCAACCAGGCGCGGTTTACGTAGGCAGTCTGCAAAGCATTGTCTCGACCATTGCTTCCGGTTGAACGTTTTAATTACCTAACATTGCAGAGATGTGAGGGTGTCGCATAAATGTCGAGTATTCCCGCCTTGCTCTAGCAGAtaagatgatttttctttgctttaaaTCCACACCGTAAACCTACCATCAACAGCGGAATTGTGTACACATACGCCATGCAACGTGACATCAAAGTGCGTTTGGCATGAGTAACTAACAATGTGTAATAATCTTTTCTGTCCCCGCAAAGAGAAATGTGAAGCAAGgtgaaggaattttctcatttaccGCGAGACAGTCACATTGGAGATCTCAATTTTGTacatataggtaggtaggtacctaaCAATATGCAAAAGAGACATTTAATTTGCTTGTACACTTGGAggatttcaacaatttcttttctcacctATTATCTCACGTGAAAAGTCACCATGTGGAGAGGGGAAAATCCACACACGGCTGTAACGAAGGAGAGGAAAATTGCAGCTGTGAGGTGCAATTTGGCGTTTTCGCGGCACGAGGTCGCTTTTCTAATGGCACACCGAGCCTCTCCCGCTACGTTGTGTGGAGTTGTGGCTCTATAGCAGAAAAATCATGTGGGAAGGGATCCCTTCTCGTGGTCTCTATATACCAATTGGCCCCCCAGAATATCCATTGTACATTCGTATAAATATCCCACGATCGATTCATACGGCTTCATTCGAATtgtgtgaatttgaaaaagcACACCTAAAGTtccaattttaaaactttttttctaactttatAAAAGTTTATCCAACCAAGTCAAAATGTTCAAGTTGGTGAGTGATTTTACATTTAACTCGTGAAAAGTCCTTATTTGGTGTTCAATTAGCTTAATCTTTGATTTcttgaggaatattttaaaacaaaaattgtgatattttgattttttttaattataattgtttaaataagtttttttttattttaaattggcataatattttttgtgaatttttgtggaaattattgaaaaccattaaaagtgatttaagtgttttttttttttaaattaataaattaaattccacaaaaataaagattttgagTGCTCGTATTTCTTTCTCTATGAATTCTTGTGATTAATATTCTTCaggagattttttattcaaattctctgcaaataaaacaaataataaactaactttaaacattttttttaagaaatactCACAACTTAttagttttgtttttattaaaaccgaaggagcaaagaaaatttttaatattttttatgattcataTTAAAAGGATCAAATTTCATAAACCTattcaaaatttccaaaagaacGACTTTTTCAACCTTAATCgaaatcaatcaaaattggaattagatttaaatttaatcccaATTTGGttatgaatgatttttcgGTTAACCCAATTTGGTTAGTGCTTTAGACGAAAAATCACCCTTATATCATTTCCCCCAAAACTAGGTCCTAGCTCTTTCCCTCCTTGTTGCCGCCGCATCGGCTGGATATGCTGGCTATGCTGGATACCCATATGGACATTCATATGGACATTCATATGCTGCTTCATATGCTGCCCCATATGCCTATGGAGCTCACTATGCTGCCGCCCCAGCTGTTGCTGCCTACCATGCCCCCGCCGTAGTTAAGACCGTTGCTGCCGCCCCTGTGGCTTACCACGCACCCGTTGCCTACCACGCACCCGCCGTCGTTAAGACCGTAGCTGCTGCCCCCGTAGCCTACCATGCCCCAGTTGTCAAGGCTGTGGCTGCTCCTGTTGCCTACCATGCTCCTCTTGCCACATCTTACGCCAACACCTACAAGGTGAgttagaagaaatatttttggcaTCAGGTTCGTTTCTTTATTCCGTTGGAGTCTTTCGTTTcaactttaagaaattttaacgaagAAAGCTTTTGTCGCGCAAATGCAAGataggaaaattgcaatttaatttttaagtgatttAAGTTCTTTAGTttaatatagaattttaaagtttattaaaaatatatgagTGATTAATTTCTTATGGCTCTTGCAAATTGTGGGAATAAGTTCGGTAAAAAtataaaggaaatattttaagtttcatgtttgggattttgaccttatttttttttattattcctttgaaatgaaaaagttaatttaattaaaaaatacgtACAGTGGATACCCCATATCACGAATATTATTGactttaaaaatagaaaaaattaaaaaaaaaatcttcaaaatatttaatctaatTCAGTGACTAACTCAAGTTGTAAAATGTCCTATTTTAGGTGTCTGTTAAGGCTCCAGTTGCCTATGCTGCTCCAGCTGTTGTTGCTCACCATGCTCCCCTCGCCGTAGCCCACGCCCCAGTGTACAGCTCAGGTAAGATTGACCCAACTCTGACCccttgattgatttttataaaataaacattgatCAATTCCTTTCAGCCTACCACGCCCCAGCCCTGACTTATGCTGCCCACGCTGCTCCCCTGACGGTCGCTCATGGTTACTACCACTAAATagctatatgtatatatatggACTGGAGGCGCACaacaatttaagaaaaagatcaCATAAGGAACCTCTTGAGatatcataatttatttttgtaatattgTGAAAACGctcattttttgtttaaaaaaaactaaccaTCTGCTGACGGGTGAAACATGAGAGGGTTTGTCGGGAGGATTCAACTCCAAGAAAAAAGACGCCACAAACTCCAATCACAACGAAATGagttgcaatgaaaaaaaatcgttgtaAATATATTgccattttttatattaaaagaagacagaaaaaaagccacaaagAGAGTGAGGGAGAGTCTAGCAATGGACTGAAAAAGTCtccataaaaaaatgcatCGATTGTACAATGTACTTAGAATGATTACcagagaagatgaaaaaaaaagataaataaaatcggTTCTCTtgcagaaaatgcattttataaatcaaccaataattttcactttcgGTATGTCCCATATTTTTCCACCGCATAGAAACTCGCGAATAGAATTGCACTCGCAAAGTGGCCGTTTGTACCTTTCGCAACAGCACAGAGAGAttccataaaaatattataatgtcTCTAAACGTCGGCGCTGTATTCTTGTTGACTTGTAACAGATCAATGTTACATAATTCCGACGTGTTTCTcgatcttgttttttttttaatagtgcAGCCTCCATACTTTTCACAGCATAACAGCGAGGGAaggaaaattggagaaaatacCTTCTGCGCACATTCCCATGCATTCGGCAAACGCATATAgagatttagaaaaaaaatgtaggtcatacataaatgtttcatttgaGCAAAAGCGCATaacttgaaaatgattttttttattaaaggcaatcgtttttattttattgaatctcAAAGACTTAAATTTGTTCTTGAAATGAAATATACGAGATTTATTTGATCATAACTTTCATTGATTCGTTGAATTTTAcatgtttttgaattttttcatgttgATCCAATGCTGATCAACATGCTGATAAAATGTGACTACACgatgttgaatttatttcaggTATGCACGAAAGCAAGCAGGAAATCTGGAAGAGCATAAAAAAGCAAACATAAAAAGATGCTATAATGTATAGTGAAGAAAAGACCTTAAAgtaatcaatttcaattacttaAATCTGAGATTTATGTTAATTATGCTTCATCGGAATCATCGCAATGAacttctgtaaaaaaaaaattgcaaagatatatgaaattattttgttttcctctgaatatattttcatcGTTCTCACTGCCTCGGCTATGTATGTagttttaaacataaaattccagTCAAGAATTAAATGCTCACcaacataaaaatgttttgaaacattatTGAAGATGGTATTTTTGgcgtaaaataatttaaattggcATTTAACTGGACAActcatatgtacatacatatatacatgtAGGTAATACATTACTTGTGTAGTGTAACATTTTCATAATATCATCTATTGCACATTAACTGAAATCTTAAgacaaaatcataaattttcgtTAAAGTCATTAAAGTTCATcattttttccacaataaCACTTGTGCtttataagaattaattttcttacttgTATAGTGCACCACTTATCTGACACTCCAAGTGTTGTCGGAAGATTCTCCCTATCAGATTTGCATAAAAAGAACGTTTTAGTATCACATATTATGAAGATTTTAATAGGTAAAGAAAGAGTTTTCtgtttaaatgttttctgagaaaaatttaataataaaatttcgtAATGGATTctgaaataaatctttcttttctttccttataattcgtcagttataagatttttagtgtattctgagaaaaatcttttaagattttgacaatttatttctttctataatcggatttttgaaagaaaattacttttccataGCTCTTTAGAGATCTTTTTGACTcttttctgtgaagaaaaaaattatttatttttcttttataaaacgaCAATAGAATGATTTCAAAGCACtgtctgtcaaaatcttataacaacttttaagtttttagaaaagaatagaaaagaattttaataagaatcCATTGCAGATTTTAGTTCTGTgacgattaaagaaaaaagccaAACTGGCAACATTGGCCAGCAAAATGCTTCAAGGGTTAATCAAATCGAGATTAATCGTATTCTACGACcaagaaatcattaaattgttgaaatatcaatgaaaaattttaaatttcaaaaatttcttggcAGCAGAATAAGACTCAACGTCCCAGTTTTCTCTCTGTTTAAAGGCAgaattgtttcaaaaaaataagaactccgacaatttcaagaatttaacATCCTCACTCTATACTAGAGTCTGTAAAAACCCTCCTccttatttttaataatttattttgtgaatagtgcaaaaatttaataaaattctaatgtATGAGATCAATATCAGCCTGGGGGGTATTTGCATTGAGACTAAAGGTGTTgtgtaatttttaatgtacCTGGGTACAGTAAAGCAATTCATAGGAACTCGATGATAGATTTCTTCATGGGGTTCTTCTCACAGACagtgtcttttttttgttcacagATTAAATACGAATGCGTTACAATTATTCTAGATTATATGTTCTCCATGGCAGGGAGCAAAAGAGTGGCAATTAAAATTGCACACCACAGTCAATTCGCGCATGTCTCTCCCCCCATATTGGTGAGACATTTTGCTTCAATTTTCTCGATTCGAAAATGGTATGTGGGTCACACTGAGACGCGCTTGGATTTTGCAGACTTGAAATAGGATTTTTATCATCAGAAACTTTTCTCACTTAAACATTCACGCATATACACCAGCTGTACACGCGGCGATTTGCGAGGGAAAAATATTGGTGCAATTGGATAAAATGGTAAttaaatgtatatatagaaaagTTTATGTCACATTTCCAACgaattctctctctcgctgTAAAAGGTTTGCACTAGTTTTCAAGTCAAGCCGTGTCGAATTTCAATGGTGTGTTCTTCACACTTTGAAATCCGAGCTTAAAGCCCATTGAGATATTCACGAGTGCTATTTAAAAATCACTTAAACTCCCATTAATCtctagagctttttttctctctctctctatttttttttgttgtgccCCAAAGTGGTCTCGTAAAGCTCATAAATGTCATTTAACACCTAATACGGCACACGCAAACTTTATCAGCAAATCCACAAAATTATGAATGAGATAGACCAATAAGCTTTATGACTGTTGCGAAATTTCAAATTCCTACAGAGATACATATTGTTGGACAAGTACAAGATATAATAATTCTGCATGAAACCTCGTTACATTTTACAAGAACCCCTCTATCTATTTTTATTGTGGTTGTTCTTTAGGATATATAACAGCTGAAAAGAGATCACAAATGGTAATTTTTAAGCGGAGcgattaaaagaaattgcttCATAATAggattataaatatttatcacaACTTCATGCAATTAATTCACGCAGCAGTCAGCCTCTAATTGAGATTACATTTGAAAGCACTTGAAATGTTGAACATCGTGTTACAccttcaaattttatttatttatttttatatatgtataatttgcatttacataaatagagaaaaagtaATATATCGCTATTAAACATAAGTTTAGTGACATttcaataaagtttttatttatttctttgctcCAACTAACCGAAGCGAAGTGGAGTAGGGGAGGgaggggctaataaagtcacttaggGGTTTGggaaaagcctaaaatatcatatttgctagctagatagaacaaaatgatctgagaaagagttgtagggcactaaatttcctaaagaaatgagctatacatttcgctatatttgagaaatatgatattttgagctttttctaaacccttaagtgacttttttaaccccggtctcccctacttcGCTATTTTACATATAGCTGATTAAATATTCGTAAAAAATCACTCGCAGAATATTTTCGTAAAAATTAAGAACAAGAACGGATAAAAAACGTTTCAAATGACAAGTGCTGATTCAAGCGAcaagttaataaataaaaataaataaatttttttacagctcgccagaatattctttttataatattctttcaaaatgttAACGATTTATGTTTTGGAATAAAAACTATAAGGTCATGCATAAAAAGTCAAAGGAGCTTACACGATTTTCCATGGTATTTTCCACAGCGATCAACTGGAAAAAGTCAGTAAATATTTAtccaaaattgcaaataatgacgtcacaattgtgtACTTTTCGTCTATTACATGAAGAACataattcttttgtaaaaaacattgaagaaatatttttatattaatgctttatgctttttaaaggaaaaatcatgATGACGTAATTATTTTGGACTTTTGGCAGACTTTTCTTATCTAATCCTAGTGGgaaaaatatagtttttcgtgaatttttattcttttttagattttctatAAGATTATATGCTTTTCCGCTTTTCCTGACTCTTTCCTTCTATGAGGAGCTTTCGCATACAGTATCGGGTAAAGTCCTTTTAGGCACAATTCATCtgatcaaataaattgaaataagaataacaaagaaaattttcttttaatttattatcatttttgaACGATTCGTCCCCAATCAGTTTTTCTCTTGAAtataccaggcgcctccatttgataaaagaaataaatccgCTCAAAATTTATTACCGTACCGTATTGGCATTACAAagtaaacaaataataaattctcatcTCATTGCATCCTTCACGAGGTTGTCTTGCAAAAGAACATTATCTGTGCACTTTATATTAGTTGAAAAATAACCGAATTTGTGTCACGATCAacgaaaaaagctctcaatcgCATGAGAAGCTTCCACTTCATCGTCTCTTTGAGCACGCGAAGCTTTCAAGAAGGAAAAAGAGCCAGAATAAAgtgatgaaatttttatgtgcATGTTTCTTGTAATGAGATTATAGGTGCGAGAATGTAAATAATGAAGATAATTGCCCGTGATGAATACCTTTTTCAAGGCTGTGCAGAGAGACAAAGATGTTGGCATATAGGAGGGGATCAATACGGCAAATTGCATTGCGGCGGTTTCCTCGACGATTGGTTTGAATGGCAAACACACATAGAAGCACTCTTGACACCTGAGCTGGCAATTTCCTTCCCAGGTGAGTGTCTCATAGACAAAGAAGAACCCCCAATAGTCATGGGAAATATTTGACGAATGCTATAAACTTGAACCACGATGGGGGCTTCTCTCATTACGCACTCACTGaagcatagaaaaaaaaacttttcctcacctttttctttggaaatgattttttttatttcacgaTCATTGCGTGTGATTTATgaaattgtaggtatatatggTGAGGAATCGGTAGTATCAATAGCAGATTAATAGGTAAatagcgagaaaaaaaaatgaaaacaacaaaaaggcATGGAGATGAAGGCACACAGCCGCTGCTGAAGTTCATCTCGCACGAGCAATAAAACCGTCATCGCATGTGAAAGATCACAACACGGCAATTTATTGACCTTTAAgtgaattaatgatttttgtggGTGTGTATGGCCAACGAATCTACGTCATAAACCAGTGTATGGATCAcgaagtaaaaagaaaattaaaagacattttgtcTTTTGGGTGGTTGTAAAGTGATCGCATAGCGCGGAAAATCGCCTGTGCATAGACAAAAGTTGATCATGATGGAGGGTGATCGCGGTGATCGCCATTTACCATTAAAAAGTCAATGTTTCGTAGAAAAAGCCATTATTTAGCTGAAATTAGCAATAAAATCactcaaaattgattttttagcaCTCTCGTACACGATAAAAGAGCCATCATTCCTTGAGCTTATAGTGTGCTGAAAGATCGTATTTAAATCTTACAAGGAAtggttttttaattaaaaaataaattcttgttattctgagaaaatgaataagattAGTTccgtttgaaatatttttgaaggtcGATCACTCACTGCAGATAAACCTATATATTATTAGTGATTACGTGTTCAACAATAAATACGCGGAAGACAATATTGGGTGGTAATACAAGAAAATCACGATCACAATAAACCGCGAGATCGAACTGGAAATATTCGaatgtttattgaaaagacatttttggtCGTTCTGCAAGATCATTGAGGgatattaagagaaaaaaagctttaagatatttcttaattattgCGTATGTGAATTGAATGTTATAAAATACTGTAGAATTGAGGTAAATTGAGACTAACTGTAAGATGGAATCttcacattttcatcattaagAACTACGATCaagctttttaagctttttcaatATCTTTAGTACCAGAATACTTGAACAAGGAAATACTTTTCGGAGATTTATGTCTCCTTCATCAGGTACAAATTATTTCAAGGATCTTTagtcatttttaaattttaactgaCCAATTTCAAAACTCTTTAATAAAGATCatcaattttacaaaagacctttttcttacaaaaatgtcttaaaactGATCCTCGATGTAGCTCCATCTTACTGTACAGTACATAAATAAGTAGAACCTCTTAAAATGTAGTTTAATGATAACATTTAAGCAATCACACCATACAATCAGATAGTTCCGTGATCGTAGACATATATCGCATTAAATCGCACTTGTTATGTTTTCTTGTTGAATTCCTCACAgacttttatataaaaaaccAGAAAGGTAAGCTTGACGGCGGAAACCGTTCTGAGAGATATTTTTAgtataatatttcttctttttttttgcttgtagTGCCCGCctttgttaaaattatatatttttccgtAAGCTTGTGACGCAAATGATCGCCACGCGGCGACGAAAGAAGAAACCGAAAGCGTGCGTTTTCACTCTCATTTGACCGCAAAGACGTCGCGATCGGATTGCAATCTCTATCACGAGACTGTGTGAACCGTTTTCACACTCTCTTACCTCACATATTTCAATATAAGAAAACAAtgatcttgaaatttttactaTTAGCTAATGTtgtgcgatttttttttatgctacgCAGCCTAATCTCTTCACATTGATCTCCATATGAGGTCAGATGTAATAAAAAGGAGCATAATGCCAAGTATGTTGCAAAaaagagagagcgagagagaagTGTGTGGAAGAAGTGCTAGGAGATCAATGATCGCACCTTGATATCCGATAATTTCCTCCATCTGCGCacagaagtttatttttttgcagcaCGTAGACATAACAATGTTATAGGATG is part of the Lutzomyia longipalpis isolate SR_M1_2022 chromosome 3, ASM2433408v1 genome and harbors:
- the LOC129792992 gene encoding cuticle protein 12.5-like — protein: MFKLVLALSLLVAAASAGYAGYAGYPYGHSYGHSYAASYAAPYAYGAHYAAAPAVAAYHAPAVVKTVAAAPVAYHAPVAYHAPAVVKTVAAAPVAYHAPVVKAVAAPVAYHAPLATSYANTYKVSVKAPVAYAAPAVVAHHAPLAVAHAPVYSSAYHAPALTYAAHAAPLTVAHGYYH